AATCCGGGGTACTGCAGGTAGAGCGTCCTGCTGTGTGTCTTCCGAGCCGGATATCTGTCAGCTTCATTTCTTAGCTGAGTAGCAAATGTAACGTATGAATGGTCAAGAGGCACCAAAATCCCCATGCAGCATGTTGTGTACGCACAGCAATATGCTGGCATGCACATGACTACCCCACATCCAATATCCTGTAACACACCTCCTCAGCACATACGATACCTACTTTGTTTGCAGACGTTAACAGATATCGACTCCCGTTTCACTGCTATTATCGCTGTTAACGGCATCTCGACCGCGATAGATCGCTTGCTCTGACTCGCCATGCGACCGTTCACAACTCTCGTCCTCTTGCTCCTTCTAATAACACAAACATGTGCCATCTCGGAAGCCACCTACGAGTTGCTACAGTTCCACTCCCAGCTGTCAGACATTGCATACTGCGTACAAACGATGCGTGGTCCGACACAGCTCAGGCATCCTTTCAAATGTGGAGTCCAGTGCAGAAAGACGCAGTTTGAAGGGCTTGAGGTGGTCCATACGTTTGTGCACAAGCCAGCCAGACCAGCCCTCACAGGATACATGGCCGTGGATCACACAAACCAGACCAAATACGTGGTGTTTCGTGGCACAAACTCGCTGGAAGACTCAATGCTGGATTTGTCTTTTGGCTACGAACCAACCGCTAGCCCGTCTTTCCTGAACGATACTTGTCCCGAGTGCAAAGTTCAGAGAGCGATCTTGGAGGCCTACGACGCATTCTGGGCAGAAAACTGTGACCAACTTTCGGACTTTCTGTACGAAGATTATCCCCATTACTCACTCTCTCTGACAGGACATTCATTGGGAGGGGTGGCAGCGGCGCTCCTGGCCACAGATATCAAATTGCAGGGCCTGGATCCACTTCTCATAAACTTTGGCCAACCGCAATACGCGAACTTGGCTTATGCACAGTTGGTGGACTCTTTGTTCTTCccacagacagacaagGAGGTCATCGATCCACTTTATGACTCCCCACAACGGCGTCTATACAGAGTGACGCATTGGAACGACCTCTTTGTCTCGCTTCCAGGACAACGTGGCTTTTTCCACTCCCTGGGTGAAGTGTATATCTCCTACCCATGGGTGAAGCCCCCCAGACGAACGATACGATACTGTGAGGGGCCCCAGTCTGAGTATTGTCATGGAGGCGACTACAATCCGCTTGAGCGAGCAAACTTCCTCAAAAATCACCTGGCCTATTTCGGATGGATAGGTTATTGCCCTTATCTGTAAATTACTGTATAACAAACTAATTCATACCTCCCCACGCTGGGTTTAATTTCGCCATGATCTGCAGAACGACGACATACGGATAGCGGCAGCCAAACCACATTTTAATTTGAGTGTGTCATTCAATTCTAGCTTCCCTCGTTTGTGCGTACTTGTGGTGATTAAAACGGAGTCTGTTCTGCTGATAGATAGCTGGTAGCTCTGATagttgctacttgtagtgacTCTTAGCTAGCAGGGAAAAAGGGCACTTGAGATGCAAAACCCCTGGTAGCACTAGGCGATCAACAACACTTTACGCTGACATGGGTGCATATATCCATATCCACCTGTTCTCGGCCAATTACCCCACCAAGTCGGAGTCCGTGATCAATACGTCAGTTCCCTTGAACGTGTGGATCTCACACGGCACCAGGCGACCAGGTGCAGTGCCGTGCATTGATAACGACAAAGGGCTGCCGAAGTTTGGCCCTGCCAAGCTCCTGCAAGATGCCGCTAGCGAACTTTGTTGGTCCGGTGGAGATAACGGTGTTAGGCCGTCAGCGAGCAGTAATATATATAGCGGGTGAATTGTAGTTGATCCGCCTTCTACGTTGAACAGAAAACTCCGGTCTTGAACCATGCCCCAGAAAAATACCGACCATTCTGAAGTGGAGGAACTTCAAGGCaatgtggaggaggtgcaATATGATGTCCCAGAACTCCATATCCCAACCACCAACGAGCTCCTGGACTCCACAGAGCCCTTCCAGATATACTATCATTATGCAGCCATGCAGAGAGCTCGCGAGGACGCTCTTCCTGGATCCAGATTCAGATCAATCTTCAGCAAGTACACT
This genomic interval from Yarrowia lipolytica chromosome 1E, complete sequence contains the following:
- a CDS encoding uncharacterized protein (Compare to YALI0E00286g, similar to uniprot|CAD70715 Yarrowia lipolytica LIP7 lipase or uniprot|CAD70716 Yarrowia lipolytica LIP8 lipase possible transmembrane segment), whose translation is MRPFTTLVLLLLLITQTCAISEATYELLQFHSQLSDIAYCVQTMRGPTQLRHPFKCGVQCRKTQFEGLEVVHTFVHKPARPALTGYMAVDHTNQTKYVVFRGTNSLEDSMLDLSFGYEPTASPSFLNDTCPECKVQRAILEAYDAFWAENCDQLSDFLYEDYPHYSLSLTGHSLGGVAAALLATDIKLQGLDPLLINFGQPQYANLAYAQLVDSLFFPQTDKEVIDPLYDSPQRRLYRVTHWNDLFVSLPGQRGFFHSLGEVYISYPWVKPPRRTIRYCEGPQSEYCHGGDYNPLERANFLKNHLAYFGWIGYCPYL